From the genome of Pseudonocardia sp. EC080619-01:
CGTCCCTGGTCGCGGGCGGGCCGGACGCGCTGTGGCCGTCGATCGCGCGGGGAGCCGTGGCGTGAGCGCGCCGACCCGCACGGAGAACGGCCTCGACGTCCGCGTCGCCGGCCGCGTCGCCACCGTCACCCTGGACCGGCCGGAACGCCTCAACGCGCTGTCGGCCGGTCTGCAGGCCGACCTGGTGCAGGCCTTCGACCGCTTCGACGCCGACGACGACGTCTGGGTCGTGGTCCTCACCGGTGCCGGGTCGAGGGCGTTCAGCGCCGGTGTCGACCTCAAGGAGGTCCGCGAGCACGACGACGGGGCCGGGAACGGGCTGCGGCCGATGGGCGGGACCTCCCGCAACGTGTTCGAGACCGTCCTCGAGTGCGGCAAGCCGACCGTCGCCGCGCTCAACGGCTGGGCGCTCGGCGGGGGCTGCGAGCTGGCACTGGCCTGCGACATCCGGATCGCGGCCGACCACGCCCGCATCGGGCTGCCCGAGGCGAGACGCGGCATGGGCGCCAACTTCGGGGTGCACCTGCTGTCCCGCACCGTGCCGCGCGGCATCGCCTACGAGCTGCTCTACACCGGCGACGACATCGACGCGGCCGAGGCGCACCGCTGGGGGCTGGTGAACCACGTCGTCCCGGGCGACGAGCTCGCCGCGCACTGCGCCGCGCTGGCCGGCCGGATCGCCGGGAACGCGCCGCTGACGGTGCGCCGGTACAAGGCGGCCGTCGGGCGGGGCGGCGAGCTCCCCCTCGCGTCGGCGCTGCGGCTGTCGGTGGGACCGGACCCGTACACCAGCGAGGACCGCGTCGAGGGGGTCGCGGCGTTCGTGGAGAAGCGCCGCCCGGTGTGGCGAGGCCGGTGATCACGGCGCGTCCGCCCGGCCGGCCGCCACCGCCGAGGAGCACCCGCAGCGGCCGCCGCCCGCGCAGGACGTCAGCGCAGGACGTCGAGGATGGTCTGCGCGGCGAGGGTCGGTGTGAGCCCGCCGGTGCGGACGTCGGCGGTCAGCTCCGGCAGCCGCTGCTTCAGCTCCGGGTCGTGCACCACCCGGTCCATCAGCCGGTCCCGCACCATCTGCCACATCCAGTCGACCTGCTGGTCCGCGCGCCGGGTCGCGAGCTCGCCGGCCTTGTCCAGCGCCTCGCGGTGCTCGCCGACCTTCTCCCAGACCGTGTCCAGGCCCATGCCGGTGTGCGCCGAGCAGGACAGCACCGGGGTGCGCCAGTGCGCGGACGCCGGGGTCATCATGTGCAGCGCCCCGGCCAGCTCGCGGGCCGCCGCGCGGGCGTCCTGCTCGTGCTTGCCGTCGGCCTTGTTCACCGCGACGACGTCGGCGAGCTCCAGGATGCCCTTCTTGATCCCCTGCAGGGCGTCGCCGGTCCGGGCGATCGTGAGGAACAGGAAGGTGTCGACCATGCCGGCGACCGTCGTCTCGGACTGGCCGACCCCGACCGTCTCCACCAGCACGACGTCGTAGCCGGCGGCCTCCATGACCACCATCGTCTCCCGGGTGCGCCGGGCGACCCCGCCCAGCGTGCCCGCCGACGGCGACGGCCGGACGAAGGCGTCCGGGTCGGTGGCCAGCCGCGGCATCCGGGTCTTGTCACCGAGGATCGAGCCACGGGTCCGGGTGGACGACGGGTCCACCGCCAGCACCGCGACCCGGTGCCCCTGGCCGGTCAGCCGGGTGCCCATCGCCTCGATGAACGTCGACTTCCCGACCCCCGGGACCCCGGAGATGCCGACCCGGACGGCGTCGCCGGACTTCGGCGTCAGCTCCAGCAGCAGCTCCTGGGCCGCCCGCTGGTGGTCGGGGCGGCTGGACTCGACCAGCGTGATCGCCCGGGCCAGCAGCGTGCGGTCTCCGTCGAGGACCCCGCGGGCGAGCGCGGCGGGGTCCGGGACGCGGCCGGCGGCGCGGCCGGGCCCGGTGGATCCGCCCATCAGTCGCTGCCCATCAGTCGGCGAACACGCTCCCCGCCGCGGCGGGGGCGTCACCGTCGCCTGCACCGTCACCGGCGCCGTCGCCGTGGCCCAGGGCCGCCGACAGCTTCCCGAGCAGGTCCACCGCCGCCTCGGCGATGACCGTGCCGGGCGGGAAGACCGAGGCGGCACCCATGTCGAGGAGCTCCGGCACGTCGGCGGGCGGGATCACGCCGCCGACCACGACCATGATGTCCTCGCGGCCCAGCGCGGCGAGCTCGCTGCGCAGCTCCGGGACCAGCGTGAGGTGCCCGGCGGCCAGCGAGCTGGCGCCGATCACGTGCACGTCGGACTCGGCGGCCTGCTTGGCGACCTCGGCCGGGGTCTGGAACAGCGGCCCGACGTCGACGTCGAAGCCGATGTCGGCGAACGCCGTCGCGATCACCTTCTGGCCGCGGTCGTGGCCGTCCTGGCCCATCTTCGCGACCAGGATCCGGGGCTGGCGGCCCTCGTGCTCGGCGAACTCGGAGACGAGCTCGCGGGCGCGGTCGATCGCCGGGTTCTGCCCGGCCTCCTCGGAGTACACACCGGAGATGATGCGGATCTGACCGGCGTGGCGCCCGAAGACCTTCTCCAGTGCGTCGGAGATCTCCCCGACGGTGGCCTTGTTGCGGGCCGCGTCGACGGCCAGGCCGAGCAGGTTGTCCTCGGCACCGCGCCGCGACCCCTCGGCGATCTTCTCGGCGACGCCCGTCAGCCTGCGGAGCGACTCGTCCAGGGCACGGTCGTCGCGCTCGGCCCGCAGCTTCTGCAGCTTCTCGAGCTGCTCGCGGCGCACGTTCGCGTTGTCGACCTTGAGGACGTCGATCTGCTCGTCGGCCTCCAGCACGTACTTGTTGACGCCGATCACCGGCTGGCGGGCGGAGTCGATCCGGGCCTGGGTGCGGGCCGCGGCCTCTTCGACGCGCATCTTCGGGATGCCGGCGTCGATCGCCTCGGCCATGCCGCCGGCCTTCTCGACCTCGTCGATGTGCGCCCACGCGCGCCGCGCGATGTCGTAGGTCAGCTTCTCGACGTAGTAGCTGCCGCCCCACGGGTCGACGACGTTCGTGGTGCCGGACTCCTGCTGCAGCAGCAGCTGGGTGTTCCGGGCGATCCGCGCCGAGAAGTCGGTGGGCAGCGCGAGCGCCTCGTCGAGGGCGTTGGTGTGCAGCGACTGCGTGTGGCCCTGGGTGGCGGCCATCGCCTCGACGCAGGTGCGGACGACGTTGTTGTAGACGTCCTGCGCGGTCAGCGACCAGCCCGAGGTCTGCGAGTGGGTCCGCAGCGACAGCGACTTCGCGTTCTTCGGGTCGAACCGGTGGACGAGCTTCGACCAGAGCAGGCGCGCGGCCCGCATCTTGGCGACCTCCATGAAGAAGTTCATGCCGATCGCCCAGAAGAAGCTCAGCCGCGGCGCGAACTTGTCGATGTCCAGCCCGGCGTCGACGCCGGCCCGCAGGTACTCCACGCCGTCGGCGAGGGTGTAGGCGAGCTCCAGGTCGTTCGTCGCCCCGGCCTCCTGGATGTGGTACCCGGAGATCGAGATCGAGTTGAACTTCGGCATCTTCGCGCTGGTGAAGCCGAAGATGTCGGAGATGATCTGCATCGACGGCTGCGGCGGGTAGATGTAGGTGTTGCGGACCATGAACTCCTTCAGAATGTCGTTCTGAATGGTTCCGGTCAGCTTGTCGGGGCTCACCCCCTGCTCCTCCGCCGCGACGATGTACAGCGCGAGCACCGGCAGCACGGCGCCGTTCATCGTCATCGAGACCGACATGCGGTCCAGCGGGATGCCGTCGAACAGCTGGCGCATGTCGAGGATCGAGTCGATCGCGACACCGGCCATGCCGACGTCGCCGGCGACCCGCGGGTGGTCGGAGTCGTAGCCGCGGTGGGTGGCCAGGTCGAACGCGATCGACAGGCCCTTCTGGCCCGCGGCGAGGTTGCGCCGGTAGAAGGCGTTCGACTCGGCCGCGGTGGAGAACCCGGCGTACTGCCGGACCGTCCACGGCTGGTTCGTGTACATCGTCGGGTACGGGCCGCGCAGGTACGGCGTGATCCCCGGGTAGGTGCCCAGGAAGTCGAGCCCGTCGAGGTCGCGGGCGGTGTACAGCGGCTTGACGCCGATGCCCTCCGGCGCCTCCCAGGTGGGGGCGGACCCCGCCCAGTCCGACGACGGCGTCGTCGCGGGGCCCAGGGGCACCGAGGTGAAGTCGGGAATCTGCGTCACTTCGATCCCTCCAGGGCGGTACCGGTGCGCGCTTCCAGCGCGCTGAACACGTCGTCGATCACGGCGAGGGCGTCGCAGCCGGCGAACAGGTACCCGTCGACACCGGGCACGTCGTCCTTCGGCTTCCCCGCCAGCAGGATGCGGGTCGCGCCGGCCTCGCGCAGCGCGGCGGCCGTCGCGCCGGCGCGCTCGTCGTAGAGCGCGTCCGACGAGCAGAGCACGGCGACCGTGGTCCCGGCCCCGCGGAACGCGTCGGCGACGTCCTGCACGGACTCGGTCGGGCCGGCCTCGGTGGCGTCGATCCCGCCCGCGGCGAGCAGATTGCGGGTGAACCCGGCGCGGGCCGTGTAGGTGGCCAGCGGGCCCAGCGTCGCCAGGAACGCGGTGGGACGGCTGCCGGTCGCCTCCAGCACGGCGTCCGAGCGGTCGCGGTGGACCTCGTAGGCCTCGGCGGGCCGGTAGAGCGGAAGTCCCCCGCGCCGCACCGGCTCGGGCAGCGGTGTCCGTTCGACCGGGCGCTCGTGGAGGTCCGGGAACTCCGAGACGCCGGTCAGCGGGACCTTGCGGCGGGCGACGTCGGTCTCCCGGCGGGCCCGCACCTGCGCCACCTTCTCCTCGACGAGGCCGGAGTCCAGCGCGGCGACGGCCCCGCCGGCGGCCTCGATCTCCTGGAAGAAGGCCCAGGCGGCGGCGGCGAGGTCCTCGGTCAGGTGCTCCACGTACCAGGAGCCGCCTGCCGGGTCGATCACCCGGGCCAGGTGCGACTCCTCGATCAGCAGGCTCTGGGTGTTGCGCGCGATCCGGCGGGAGAACGGCTCGGCCGCACCGAGCGCGGCGTCGAACGGCGGCACGGTGACCGCGTCGGCGCCGCCGACACCCGCCGCGAACCCCGCGACGGTGCCGCGCAGCATGTTCACCCACGGGTCGCGGCGGGAGAACGACGCCTCCGACACCACGGCGTGCTGGCGCTGGGCGACCTCGGTGGTGCCGCTGGCCTCCAGCACCCGCGACCACAGCCGGCGCGCGGCGCGCAGCTTCGCGATCGTCGGGAACTGCTCGGGGGTGGCGGCGTAGCGGAACTCCAGCACCCGGGCCGCGGCGGCGACGTCGAGCCCGGCCGCGGTGAGGGTCCGCAGGTAGGCGACGCCGGCCGCGAGCGACCAGCCCAGCTCCTGGCCGTCGGAGCCGCCCGCCTCGCGGACCACGGTCGCGTCGACGGTGACCGCGGCGACCTTCGGGAACGACTCCGCGACCCGCCGGGCCGGCTCGACGACCGTCTCCGGCTCGCCCGCCGCACCGGCGGCGGACCCGGCGCGGGCGCGCAGCCCGATCGGGTCGACGCCGAGCGAGCCGAGCAGGTCGGCGTCCTCGACGCCGTTCCGGGCGGCCAGGTCGAGGTAGGCGTGCGCGGCGGGGACGGCGTCGGTGCCGGCGTCCAGCGCGACCGCGGCGAGGTCCAGGTAGACCCCGTCGAGGGTGCGCGCGAGGTCCGCGACCGGGACACCGCCCTCGCCGACCCGCAGCCAGATCGAGTTGACGCCGCACTCCAGGTCGGCGAGCAGGGCCTCGCGGACGGCGGCGGGGTCGGTGCCCGCGTGCCGCTGCCGGATGTCCCAGCCCTCGGGCACGTGACCGTCGGTCAGGGCGCCGCGGGTGAAGGGCCACGAGCCCGGGACGCCGGTCTCCGGCAGGCCCTCGACGTCCTCGGCGGCGTAGAGCGGCGCGACCCGGAAGCCGTCGGCCGAGGTCCGGGTGAGGGTGTCCACCCCGGCCCCGGGCTCGGCGTCGTCGGTGATGCGGCCCGACTTGCGCACCACGCCGTCCGCGGCCGCCGTCCACTGCTCGCGGGTGACCGGGTCGAAGCCCCCTGCCAGGACGAGCTCGTCCGGCTCCACCGGGGCGTCCGTGTCAGGTGCGCCGACCGCTCCGCGGTCGCTGTCCGTCATCCGCTCAGTATCTCCTCACCGGCCCGCGGGGCGGCCTCGTTGCCCGCCGGGGCGACGCCGTCGCGGCGTCACCGAAGTCGTCGGGAGTGTAGTGACGGGCCGGCACCGTGCGGTCTCAGGTGTGGCGAGGCGCGCACGGGCTGTGACGCAACCGACCGCCGGCGGGAACAACCGGCCCTCCGGGTGCATTGTCGTCGTCATGCCCCGTGTGACCCGTGGCTTCGTCGGCCGCCGCCCCCGCGACTCCCGGCTGCCGCCCGGCCAGTACGACGCCGGTGACCAGTGGCCGGTGCTCACCGCCGAGCGGGCGCCGCACCTCGACACCGACCGGTGGACGTTCCGGATCGAGGGGCTCGTCGAGCGCGAGGTCGAGTGGACCTGGGACGAGATCGGCGCGCTGCCCCGGGAACGGTGGGACGGCGACATCCACTGCGTCACGACGTGGAGCAAGTTCGGGATGCGCTGGTCGGGCATCCCGGTCGACGAC
Proteins encoded in this window:
- a CDS encoding enoyl-CoA hydratase/isomerase family protein — encoded protein: MSAPTRTENGLDVRVAGRVATVTLDRPERLNALSAGLQADLVQAFDRFDADDDVWVVVLTGAGSRAFSAGVDLKEVREHDDGAGNGLRPMGGTSRNVFETVLECGKPTVAALNGWALGGGCELALACDIRIAADHARIGLPEARRGMGANFGVHLLSRTVPRGIAYELLYTGDDIDAAEAHRWGLVNHVVPGDELAAHCAALAGRIAGNAPLTVRRYKAAVGRGGELPLASALRLSVGPDPYTSEDRVEGVAAFVEKRRPVWRGR
- the meaB gene encoding methylmalonyl Co-A mutase-associated GTPase MeaB — protein: MGGSTGPGRAAGRVPDPAALARGVLDGDRTLLARAITLVESSRPDHQRAAQELLLELTPKSGDAVRVGISGVPGVGKSTFIEAMGTRLTGQGHRVAVLAVDPSSTRTRGSILGDKTRMPRLATDPDAFVRPSPSAGTLGGVARRTRETMVVMEAAGYDVVLVETVGVGQSETTVAGMVDTFLFLTIARTGDALQGIKKGILELADVVAVNKADGKHEQDARAAARELAGALHMMTPASAHWRTPVLSCSAHTGMGLDTVWEKVGEHREALDKAGELATRRADQQVDWMWQMVRDRLMDRVVHDPELKQRLPELTADVRTGGLTPTLAAQTILDVLR
- the scpA gene encoding methylmalonyl-CoA mutase codes for the protein MPLGPATTPSSDWAGSAPTWEAPEGIGVKPLYTARDLDGLDFLGTYPGITPYLRGPYPTMYTNQPWTVRQYAGFSTAAESNAFYRRNLAAGQKGLSIAFDLATHRGYDSDHPRVAGDVGMAGVAIDSILDMRQLFDGIPLDRMSVSMTMNGAVLPVLALYIVAAEEQGVSPDKLTGTIQNDILKEFMVRNTYIYPPQPSMQIISDIFGFTSAKMPKFNSISISGYHIQEAGATNDLELAYTLADGVEYLRAGVDAGLDIDKFAPRLSFFWAIGMNFFMEVAKMRAARLLWSKLVHRFDPKNAKSLSLRTHSQTSGWSLTAQDVYNNVVRTCVEAMAATQGHTQSLHTNALDEALALPTDFSARIARNTQLLLQQESGTTNVVDPWGGSYYVEKLTYDIARRAWAHIDEVEKAGGMAEAIDAGIPKMRVEEAAARTQARIDSARQPVIGVNKYVLEADEQIDVLKVDNANVRREQLEKLQKLRAERDDRALDESLRRLTGVAEKIAEGSRRGAEDNLLGLAVDAARNKATVGEISDALEKVFGRHAGQIRIISGVYSEEAGQNPAIDRARELVSEFAEHEGRQPRILVAKMGQDGHDRGQKVIATAFADIGFDVDVGPLFQTPAEVAKQAAESDVHVIGASSLAAGHLTLVPELRSELAALGREDIMVVVGGVIPPADVPELLDMGAASVFPPGTVIAEAAVDLLGKLSAALGHGDGAGDGAGDGDAPAAAGSVFAD
- a CDS encoding methylmalonyl-CoA mutase family protein — its product is MTDSDRGAVGAPDTDAPVEPDELVLAGGFDPVTREQWTAAADGVVRKSGRITDDAEPGAGVDTLTRTSADGFRVAPLYAAEDVEGLPETGVPGSWPFTRGALTDGHVPEGWDIRQRHAGTDPAAVREALLADLECGVNSIWLRVGEGGVPVADLARTLDGVYLDLAAVALDAGTDAVPAAHAYLDLAARNGVEDADLLGSLGVDPIGLRARAGSAAGAAGEPETVVEPARRVAESFPKVAAVTVDATVVREAGGSDGQELGWSLAAGVAYLRTLTAAGLDVAAAARVLEFRYAATPEQFPTIAKLRAARRLWSRVLEASGTTEVAQRQHAVVSEASFSRRDPWVNMLRGTVAGFAAGVGGADAVTVPPFDAALGAAEPFSRRIARNTQSLLIEESHLARVIDPAGGSWYVEHLTEDLAAAAWAFFQEIEAAGGAVAALDSGLVEEKVAQVRARRETDVARRKVPLTGVSEFPDLHERPVERTPLPEPVRRGGLPLYRPAEAYEVHRDRSDAVLEATGSRPTAFLATLGPLATYTARAGFTRNLLAAGGIDATEAGPTESVQDVADAFRGAGTTVAVLCSSDALYDERAGATAAALREAGATRILLAGKPKDDVPGVDGYLFAGCDALAVIDDVFSALEARTGTALEGSK